In one window of Reinekea forsetii DNA:
- the pepQ gene encoding Xaa-Pro dipeptidase produces the protein MSLYQAHLQALMQRYQLACDQFQLDAIAVHAGSLTHYALDDLSHPFHPAAFAQQWLPYDLPAETWVVYSPTQGLRLYWPAKQDFWHVCPSAPTGTWTDPWQIIAAADTDWLSELSGRVAVLTQSPHVLPRRHQLLVNPEHLIHWLNFDRAVKTEWEISQLRRANERALVGHAAAEQGFLNGLSELDIHRAYLIASEQQQIDEPYGAIVGLNESAAVLHYERKNLTPPEQSHTLLIDAGVKVNGYASDITRTSTTDRGVFRELVERVDAYQRQLVELCQVGTPYLAIHEAALRYSADTLRATGICSLSVDEQLAKRVTQVFFPHGIGHLLGLQVHDVGGHQQDRSGMIEKPPEHAPFLRLTRPLAEGSVITIEPGLYFIPMLLTKMQAEIGKHGCDLALIEQLTPFGGVRIEDNIVVRSAGPENLTRP, from the coding sequence ATGTCTCTCTATCAAGCCCACCTTCAGGCCCTGATGCAGCGCTATCAGCTCGCCTGTGATCAATTTCAACTCGATGCCATCGCAGTTCATGCTGGCAGTCTAACCCATTATGCATTGGACGACCTCAGTCACCCCTTTCATCCGGCGGCCTTTGCCCAACAATGGTTACCCTATGACCTGCCCGCTGAAACCTGGGTGGTCTATAGCCCGACTCAGGGTCTGCGCCTCTATTGGCCGGCCAAGCAGGATTTTTGGCATGTCTGCCCGAGCGCACCCACGGGCACCTGGACGGACCCTTGGCAGATTATCGCCGCCGCCGATACCGACTGGCTTAGTGAGTTATCCGGTCGGGTCGCGGTGTTGACCCAAAGCCCGCACGTTCTGCCCAGGCGCCATCAACTGTTGGTCAATCCGGAACATCTGATTCATTGGCTCAATTTCGATCGGGCGGTCAAGACAGAATGGGAGATTTCCCAGCTGCGCCGGGCCAATGAGCGCGCCCTGGTGGGCCATGCCGCAGCCGAACAGGGCTTTTTAAACGGCCTGTCCGAGCTCGACATTCACCGTGCCTACCTGATTGCCAGCGAACAGCAGCAAATTGATGAACCCTACGGTGCCATCGTCGGTTTGAACGAATCGGCCGCGGTGCTGCATTATGAACGCAAAAACCTGACCCCACCGGAGCAGTCACATACCCTACTGATCGATGCTGGGGTCAAGGTGAACGGCTATGCCAGCGATATTACCCGGACCAGCACCACCGATCGGGGCGTGTTCCGCGAACTGGTCGAGCGCGTCGATGCCTATCAGCGCCAGTTGGTCGAGCTCTGTCAGGTGGGCACACCCTATCTGGCGATTCATGAGGCGGCCCTGCGTTATAGTGCCGACACCTTGCGCGCGACCGGCATCTGCTCGCTGAGCGTCGATGAGCAGCTGGCCAAGCGGGTAACCCAGGTCTTTTTCCCGCACGGCATCGGGCATCTGCTCGGCTTGCAGGTCCACGATGTCGGCGGCCATCAGCAAGACCGCAGCGGCATGATCGAAAAGCCGCCCGAGCATGCGCCCTTTTTACGCCTGACTCGACCGCTGGCCGAGGGCAGCGTGATTACCATCGAACCGGGGCTCTATTTTATCCCCATGCTGCTAACCAAGATGCAGGCCGAAATCGGCAAGCATGGCTGCGATTTGGCCTTGATCGAGCAGTTAACACCCTTCGGTGGCGTGCGGATTGAAGACAATATCGTGGTGCGCAGTGCCGGCCCAGAGAACTTAACCCGGCCCTAA
- a CDS encoding aminotransferase class V-fold PLP-dependent enzyme produces the protein MSVSLSRSAQPSSASAVEAASTNAEGEPDRAYWQGIQANIIEDRQNPDRLYADWTASGRLYRPIEQRISELAGQIMANTHTEDSYTGREMSRYLAQAHERIKAHVRADSNDVLLNVGTGMTGALAKLMRLLGWWSHESHRQLILDNLAERPLVYITHREHHSNQTMWLESLAELRLIPALDGDEIDLAWLEQDLLREAKRKIKVASVTAASNVTGIVTPYRDIARLMHAQGGLAFVDFAASAPYVDIDMHPNADEWLDAIYFSPHKFLGGPGSNGVLVFNQALYQNRIPDQPGGGTVLWTNPWGEHRFIKDIEQRESGGTPGILQTLRTALAIQLKEEMGTERIAAREAWLNQRLFARLSAMPAVRVLSDQHRDRLSVFSIVFANLDYRSAVQRLSDRFYIESRGGCACAGTYGHHLLAIDQCTSNAITAGLDEACPTDKPGWVRISLHPSMSAAQLDRLADAIGAVAQLSVDQTPLPRTPAADFWTTLS, from the coding sequence ATGTCAGTTTCCCTCTCACGCTCGGCCCAGCCGTCATCCGCATCGGCCGTCGAAGCCGCGTCAACGAACGCTGAGGGAGAACCCGACCGGGCCTATTGGCAGGGCATTCAAGCCAACATTATTGAGGATCGGCAAAATCCAGATCGGCTCTACGCCGACTGGACCGCCAGCGGCCGCTTGTATCGCCCCATTGAGCAGCGCATCAGCGAGTTGGCCGGCCAGATCATGGCCAATACTCACACCGAAGACAGTTACACCGGGCGGGAGATGTCGCGTTATCTGGCCCAGGCTCATGAGCGCATAAAGGCGCATGTTCGAGCCGATTCGAACGATGTCTTGCTCAATGTCGGGACCGGGATGACTGGAGCGCTGGCTAAGCTGATGCGCTTGTTGGGTTGGTGGAGTCACGAATCGCATCGGCAATTGATACTCGATAACCTTGCCGAGCGGCCCTTGGTCTATATCACCCATCGGGAACACCACAGCAATCAGACCATGTGGCTGGAAAGCCTGGCTGAACTGCGCCTGATTCCCGCTCTCGACGGCGATGAGATCGATCTGGCTTGGCTCGAACAGGATCTGTTGCGTGAAGCCAAGCGCAAAATCAAGGTGGCTTCGGTGACCGCCGCCTCCAATGTGACCGGCATTGTCACGCCCTATCGGGACATTGCTCGGCTGATGCATGCTCAGGGCGGCCTAGCCTTTGTCGATTTTGCCGCCTCGGCGCCCTATGTCGATATCGATATGCACCCTAATGCCGATGAGTGGCTCGATGCGATCTATTTTTCGCCGCACAAGTTTCTCGGCGGACCGGGCAGTAATGGCGTGCTGGTCTTTAATCAGGCGCTGTACCAAAACCGAATACCCGACCAGCCCGGTGGCGGCACCGTCTTATGGACCAACCCCTGGGGCGAACATCGCTTTATTAAGGATATCGAGCAGCGCGAATCCGGCGGTACACCGGGCATCTTACAAACCTTGCGCACGGCTCTGGCGATTCAGCTGAAAGAGGAGATGGGCACCGAGCGCATTGCGGCACGCGAAGCCTGGTTGAATCAGCGGCTGTTTGCCCGTTTGAGTGCGATGCCTGCGGTGAGGGTTCTGTCCGATCAGCATCGGGATCGGCTGAGTGTGTTTTCCATCGTCTTTGCCAACCTGGATTACCGCAGTGCGGTGCAGCGGCTGAGTGATCGGTTTTACATCGAATCGCGTGGCGGCTGTGCCTGCGCCGGCACCTACGGTCACCATTTGCTGGCCATCGATCAATGCACCTCCAATGCGATCACCGCCGGATTGGACGAGGCGTGCCCAACCGATAAGCCGGGCTGGGTGCGCATCAGTCTGCATCCGTCGATGAGTGCGGCACAGCTGGATCGATTGGCCGATGCCATCGGAGCGGTGGCTCAGCTATCGGTCGACCAGACGCCACTGCCTAGAACGCCCGCCGCCGATTTTTGGACCACGCTTAGCTGA
- a CDS encoding Lrp/AsnC family transcriptional regulator: protein MIDSIDKHILQLLQQDATLVVQEIADRVNLTVSPCWRRIQNLETKGYIEKRVALLNRQQLELGIDVFVFIKTNEHNDDWLETFYQALQVLPEVVEAYRMSGDVDYLLRVVVKDIEAYDRFYKRLVGRVRLSDVSSSFAMERIKHTTALPLG from the coding sequence ATGATCGATTCGATCGATAAGCACATTTTACAGCTGCTGCAACAGGACGCCACCTTAGTGGTGCAGGAGATCGCCGACCGGGTCAACCTTACCGTGAGCCCGTGCTGGCGACGCATTCAGAATTTAGAAACCAAAGGCTATATCGAGAAACGCGTCGCCTTGTTGAATCGGCAACAACTGGAGCTAGGCATCGATGTCTTCGTCTTTATTAAGACCAATGAACACAATGATGACTGGCTGGAAACCTTCTATCAGGCGTTGCAAGTCTTGCCCGAGGTGGTCGAAGCCTATCGAATGAGCGGCGACGTCGATTATTTATTGAGAGTGGTGGTAAAAGATATAGAGGCCTACGACCGTTTTTACAAGCGGCTGGTCGGCCGGGTGCGCCTTTCAGATGTCAGTTCCAGCTTTGCTATGGAGCGAATCAAACACACCACCGCCCTGCCGCTTGGCTAA
- the hemG gene encoding menaquinone-dependent protoporphyrinogen IX dehydrogenase gives MTSLIFYSSTDGHTRKIAETLAQDWPGPVHVAPLADVDSWQGDERIRCVVIGASIRYGHFQDELLNTVSQHKAWLNGRKSAFFGVNLTARKPGRADPATSPYLQRFLRTSAWQPDHVALFAGKLNYPIYGFFDKHMIRLIMKMTGGCADGTSTIEYTDWHAVTRFAKAISA, from the coding sequence ATGACCAGCCTTATTTTCTACTCCAGCACAGACGGACACACCCGTAAGATTGCCGAAACCCTGGCCCAAGACTGGCCAGGCCCGGTGCACGTGGCGCCCTTGGCCGACGTCGATAGCTGGCAGGGCGATGAGCGGATCCGCTGTGTGGTGATTGGCGCGTCGATCCGTTATGGGCACTTTCAAGACGAACTGCTGAACACCGTCAGCCAACATAAGGCTTGGCTCAACGGTCGCAAAAGCGCCTTCTTCGGTGTCAATCTCACCGCGCGCAAGCCGGGCAGAGCCGACCCTGCTACCAGTCCCTATTTGCAACGATTTCTGCGTACCAGCGCCTGGCAGCCGGACCACGTAGCGCTCTTTGCCGGAAAATTGAACTACCCGATATACGGTTTTTTCGATAAGCACATGATCCGCTTGATTATGAAAATGACCGGCGGTTGCGCCGATGGCACCAGCACCATTGAATACACCGACTGGCACGCGGTAACCCGTTTCGCCAAGGCTATTTCCGCCTAG
- the feoB gene encoding ferrous iron transport protein B, whose product MTQPNTLRVALIGNPNCGKTTLFNSLTGAHQKVGNWPGVTIERKTGAFSLVTGERVELVDLPGIYSLEQDDFGLDEQIAANCLLQGDIDIIINLVDASCLDRQLLLSHQLRDYDVPILVVANMLDVAEANQQTVRLDALSQVLGLPVLGIVAAKSSAAALVRAQLTQARPFVGATIALPKSGGARIAARLQQTSGWVKQVVVQGDGGRSLTERVDRVVLNRFLGIPIFLLSIYLLFTFAINVGAIFIDFFDILLGTWLVEGTRQLLTMLQAPAWLSVVLADGLGSGIQLVGTFIPVIGFLYLGLSVLEGSGYIVRAAFVVDRLMQSIGLPGRAFVPLIVGFGCNVPSVMATRTLDRQADRMVTIAMTPFMSCGARLTVYALFAAAFFGHQGQNVVFGLYLFGIAMAVLTGWIFRRAFFQGAISSSIMEMPVYHIPSLRNVLMTTWHRLQSFLLRAGKTIIQVVVLLSFLNSWGTDGSFGHENSQASILSAISRAATPLLAPIGVQADNWPATVGVITGIFTKEAVVGTLDSLYADVAGVADRPAGALHFGAETLRAVRSISDNGAGLIHALSDPLGIQVVQYDTVDLAAADQAVRATTLTTMAVLFVTPFAAFCYLLFILLYTPCVAVMGALVREAGSRWAWVVISWSTVLAYGVATIVYQLGTVLEHPLSSSAWVVGMLVLIGLYLLLIKRMGRPLPSIAPSNRIPLRLIG is encoded by the coding sequence ATGACCCAGCCAAACACATTGCGCGTGGCGCTGATCGGTAACCCCAATTGTGGTAAAACCACGCTCTTTAACAGCCTAACCGGCGCGCACCAGAAGGTGGGCAACTGGCCGGGTGTGACCATTGAACGGAAAACCGGTGCATTTAGCCTGGTCACGGGCGAGCGTGTGGAGCTGGTGGACTTGCCCGGCATCTATTCCCTGGAGCAGGATGACTTTGGGCTCGATGAGCAGATAGCGGCTAATTGCCTGCTCCAGGGCGATATCGATATCATTATCAATCTGGTCGATGCCAGCTGCCTCGATCGCCAACTCTTGTTAAGCCATCAATTGCGTGATTACGATGTGCCCATCTTAGTGGTGGCCAATATGCTGGATGTGGCCGAAGCCAATCAGCAGACGGTGCGGCTCGATGCGCTGAGCCAAGTGCTCGGTCTGCCGGTGCTGGGCATCGTGGCGGCCAAAAGCTCGGCGGCGGCTTTGGTGCGGGCGCAATTGACCCAGGCTCGACCCTTTGTCGGCGCCACGATTGCCTTGCCCAAGTCCGGAGGTGCGCGCATTGCCGCGCGCTTACAGCAAACCTCGGGCTGGGTTAAGCAGGTGGTGGTGCAGGGCGATGGCGGCCGGTCCCTGACGGAGCGGGTCGATCGAGTGGTGCTCAACCGGTTCTTGGGCATACCGATCTTTCTTTTGTCGATCTATCTGCTGTTCACTTTTGCCATTAACGTGGGTGCCATCTTTATCGATTTTTTCGATATTCTCCTCGGCACCTGGCTGGTCGAAGGCACCCGTCAACTGTTAACGATGCTGCAAGCGCCGGCCTGGCTCAGTGTGGTATTGGCCGATGGCTTGGGCAGTGGTATCCAATTGGTGGGTACCTTTATTCCGGTGATCGGCTTCCTGTATCTGGGGCTGTCCGTCCTTGAAGGCTCCGGCTATATAGTGCGGGCCGCCTTTGTGGTTGACCGGCTGATGCAGTCGATCGGCCTACCCGGGCGCGCCTTCGTGCCTTTAATAGTCGGCTTTGGCTGCAATGTGCCCTCGGTCATGGCGACCCGGACGCTCGATCGCCAGGCAGATCGCATGGTCACCATCGCGATGACGCCCTTTATGTCCTGCGGGGCTCGGCTCACGGTTTATGCGCTGTTTGCCGCGGCCTTTTTCGGGCATCAGGGGCAGAATGTGGTCTTTGGCCTCTATCTGTTTGGCATTGCCATGGCCGTGTTAACCGGTTGGATCTTCCGGCGAGCCTTTTTTCAGGGGGCGATCAGCAGTTCGATTATGGAAATGCCGGTTTACCATATTCCATCGCTACGCAATGTCTTGATGACTACCTGGCACCGGTTGCAGAGTTTTCTACTGCGTGCCGGGAAGACCATTATTCAGGTGGTGGTGTTGCTCTCATTTTTGAACTCCTGGGGCACCGACGGCAGCTTTGGCCACGAGAACAGTCAGGCCTCGATCCTCAGTGCGATCAGTCGTGCCGCCACGCCATTGCTTGCGCCCATTGGTGTGCAAGCCGATAACTGGCCGGCAACGGTGGGGGTGATTACCGGTATCTTCACCAAGGAAGCCGTGGTTGGTACGCTCGATTCGCTCTACGCCGATGTCGCCGGCGTGGCCGATAGGCCGGCGGGTGCGCTCCACTTTGGTGCTGAAACCCTGCGCGCCGTGCGCTCTATTAGCGACAATGGCGCGGGCCTGATCCATGCCCTGAGCGACCCGCTCGGCATTCAGGTGGTGCAATACGACACCGTCGATCTGGCCGCGGCCGATCAGGCGGTGCGAGCCACCACCCTGACCACCATGGCGGTGCTCTTTGTCACCCCCTTTGCCGCCTTCTGTTATTTGCTCTTTATCCTGCTCTATACGCCCTGCGTCGCGGTCATGGGCGCGTTAGTGCGTGAGGCCGGCAGCCGCTGGGCTTGGGTGGTGATCAGCTGGAGCACGGTATTGGCCTATGGCGTGGCCACCATTGTTTATCAGCTGGGTACCGTACTCGAGCATCCGCTCAGTTCGAGCGCCTGGGTGGTGGGTATGCTGGTGTTGATTGGTCTGTATTTGCTGCTGATTAAACGTATGGGCCGGCCCTTGCCGAGCATTGCACCGTCCAATCGAATCCCGCTCCGGTTGATCGGCTAA
- a CDS encoding FeoA family protein yields MQLSQLEVGQPGVVAGFAEQGMAYQARYLSLGLMPGAAVRVVRVAPLGCPLQIKVGSTLFSMRRVEANQILVEASK; encoded by the coding sequence GTGCAACTGAGTCAATTGGAAGTAGGGCAACCGGGCGTTGTGGCCGGTTTTGCCGAACAGGGTATGGCGTATCAGGCACGCTATCTATCCTTGGGCTTGATGCCCGGTGCGGCAGTGCGGGTGGTGCGCGTGGCGCCGCTGGGTTGCCCGCTGCAAATCAAGGTCGGTTCTACGTTGTTTAGTATGCGGCGCGTTGAAGCCAATCAAATCCTGGTGGAGGCCTCAAAATGA
- a CDS encoding transposase, giving the protein MARYSAEQKESILKKLLPQHNVTVAEIVRQEHISLKTLYNWGSGVFPSKKDKWL; this is encoded by the coding sequence ATGGCTCGCTATTCTGCAGAACAGAAAGAATCGATATTGAAAAAGTTGCTTCCACAACACAACGTGACTGTGGCCGAGATTGTCCGCCAGGAACACATATCGTTAAAAACCCTTTATAATTGGGGTTCTGGGGTTTTTCCCTCGAAAAAAGACAAATGGCTCTGA
- a CDS encoding Fic family protein codes for MTAAIIDAKEVISTLEPMLVTEGTPQRDELDEMAMELAQKSAKLSAGMNADLSRGVTVLLRNMNCYYSNLIEGHDTHPVDIDRAMLKDFDSEPAKRDLQMEAKAHIAVQERLENDLYTQGIFTQQLISAIHADFYAELPDSLSVIEKQDGTTIDIIGGEYRTGDVKIGFHIPISAGAINRFMIRYFEVYGCMNRLRAIRNAGSAHHRLAWIHPFWDGNGRTTRLHTQYALDKVLGTHGLWSVSRGFARNVDKYKGHLQACDSTRQVDTDGRGYLSTKALISFNKFFLETAIDQVDFMSGLLDVIGLSERVMIWVGSKIAAGSFPVGSDAVFRILLTEGGISKADASALIGMSERSSRRKFAEWKQLGLVVEPNVRTMRIAFPASVAHYWFPGLFPE; via the coding sequence ATGACAGCTGCGATTATTGATGCCAAAGAGGTAATAAGCACCCTGGAGCCAATGCTGGTAACGGAGGGAACCCCGCAACGAGACGAACTCGACGAAATGGCCATGGAGCTCGCTCAGAAATCTGCGAAGTTAAGTGCAGGCATGAATGCAGACCTATCGAGGGGCGTCACTGTCCTGCTTCGCAACATGAATTGTTATTACTCGAATCTGATCGAAGGCCATGACACCCATCCTGTCGATATTGACAGGGCAATGCTCAAAGACTTTGATTCTGAGCCAGCAAAGCGGGACCTCCAAATGGAAGCCAAAGCTCACATTGCGGTACAAGAGCGTTTAGAAAACGACCTCTACACACAAGGAATCTTCACGCAACAGCTGATATCAGCCATTCACGCTGACTTCTACGCAGAGCTACCAGATTCCCTATCCGTGATTGAGAAACAAGATGGCACCACCATTGACATTATTGGCGGCGAATATCGAACAGGAGATGTGAAAATTGGTTTTCACATTCCTATATCTGCCGGTGCCATTAACCGGTTCATGATCCGTTATTTCGAAGTCTATGGCTGCATGAATAGACTGCGAGCAATTCGAAATGCCGGATCTGCTCACCACCGTCTCGCGTGGATTCATCCCTTCTGGGATGGTAACGGTCGTACTACCCGCCTTCACACTCAGTACGCGCTCGACAAAGTACTCGGTACGCACGGATTATGGTCTGTTTCCCGAGGGTTCGCCCGAAATGTCGATAAATACAAAGGCCACTTGCAGGCCTGTGACTCTACACGGCAAGTGGATACCGATGGCCGAGGTTACTTAAGCACAAAGGCGCTTATCAGCTTCAATAAATTCTTTCTGGAAACAGCTATTGATCAGGTCGATTTCATGTCGGGGTTGCTTGATGTTATCGGTCTGAGCGAGCGGGTCATGATTTGGGTTGGGAGCAAGATAGCCGCCGGCAGCTTCCCAGTTGGCTCAGATGCCGTGTTTCGAATCTTGTTAACCGAAGGTGGGATATCGAAAGCCGACGCCTCCGCGCTGATCGGTATGTCAGAGCGCAGTAGTCGTCGAAAGTTTGCCGAGTGGAAGCAACTGGGCTTGGTCGTTGAACCTAACGTGAGAACCATGAGAATCGCATTCCCAGCAAGTGTGGCCCATTACTGGTTTCCTGGCCTGTTTCCAGAATAA
- a CDS encoding AAA family ATPase — translation MRFLVAGEEYKYEVSLHNNKVLKEALYQKTSKYFSYVFVRESTEQGYRVKQQAFGFPPAQAQTLRANASLLAAAQSYGVLAANPILEVINRVFHNLKDIGRNHFQPVKVLESAGYYYQLPELSERMNAAICEFDLGIAKVSIRKMEQTNPNGEVETLYLPVALHMAGDRVFELPFLQESTGTQSAFVLLSLVLPVLMNGGLAVIDEIDNDLHPHMLPKLLDWFRFEHTNPHQAQIIFTCHTPEVINLLSKHQVYLVEKEEQCTQSWRLDEVKGVRADDNLYAKYMAGALSAVPNF, via the coding sequence TTGCGATTTCTAGTGGCCGGTGAAGAGTACAAATACGAAGTATCGCTGCACAATAACAAGGTGCTTAAAGAAGCGCTGTACCAGAAAACCAGTAAATACTTTAGCTATGTTTTTGTGCGCGAGTCTACTGAACAGGGTTACCGGGTCAAGCAACAGGCATTTGGTTTTCCACCTGCGCAGGCACAAACGCTGCGCGCCAATGCATCATTGCTGGCCGCCGCGCAGAGCTATGGTGTGCTGGCGGCTAACCCGATATTAGAGGTCATTAACCGGGTATTCCATAACCTCAAAGACATCGGACGCAATCATTTTCAGCCTGTAAAAGTGTTGGAAAGTGCAGGTTATTACTACCAGTTACCTGAACTGTCAGAGCGTATGAACGCTGCCATCTGTGAGTTCGACTTGGGCATTGCAAAAGTCAGTATTCGAAAAATGGAGCAAACAAATCCTAATGGTGAGGTCGAAACACTCTACTTGCCCGTGGCCCTGCACATGGCGGGAGATAGGGTATTTGAATTACCATTCCTACAAGAATCCACCGGCACGCAATCGGCCTTTGTTTTGTTGAGTCTTGTGCTACCGGTGTTAATGAACGGTGGGCTTGCGGTAATTGATGAGATCGACAACGATCTTCACCCCCATATGCTGCCAAAACTGCTTGACTGGTTTCGCTTCGAGCACACCAATCCCCATCAGGCACAAATTATTTTCACCTGTCACACGCCGGAGGTGATTAACCTGCTGTCGAAACATCAGGTGTATTTGGTCGAAAAAGAAGAACAGTGCACCCAAAGCTGGCGTTTGGATGAGGTAAAAGGGGTTCGAGCCGATGATAACCTCTACGCCAAATACATGGCCGGTGCCCTGAGTGCCGTGCCGAATTTTTAA
- a CDS encoding AAA family ATPase has product MILELRLSNFYSVADEAVISFEMGKKPTQSGYDIFLANGDRINKAIAVVGANGAGKTQLVKAFAFLNWFTTDSFLAGNGDSSIPYAAHSLHKDKPTVFNIAISSGR; this is encoded by the coding sequence ATGATACTTGAACTCCGGCTTTCAAATTTCTACAGTGTCGCGGATGAGGCGGTAATCTCGTTTGAAATGGGTAAAAAACCAACTCAAAGTGGTTATGACATATTTCTGGCCAATGGCGACCGAATAAACAAGGCCATTGCGGTGGTTGGCGCCAATGGCGCCGGTAAAACACAGTTAGTGAAGGCATTTGCCTTCCTGAATTGGTTTACGACTGACTCCTTTCTGGCCGGTAATGGTGACAGCTCTATACCCTATGCTGCCCACTCATTGCATAAAGATAAACCAACTGTTTTTAACATTGCGATTTCTAGTGGCCGGTGA
- a CDS encoding type IV toxin-antitoxin system AbiEi family antitoxin has translation MNNWIYRGNWNPWRRKPRYPASGSAILFLAALVYQEVKFNTLGVKIDTTANQLVYTKPYIHTMSVKMSSKLNWLVTHTSPGAIVVQHWLTENGVSYSLAQKYAQTGWLKKLCSGVYYRPDAKGELKPNWVDAIQAVDMQLHVPIHLAGLSSLTHQGLSHYLQLNREQVWIGVDNRQSLPKWFREFPYQDWFYCGNHKLVTIPEKDLKTITVKGKELTVSCPELAAYEVVDAIGKQISFEHVAELFQGLVNLSPTKVQTILERSHSIQTNRVFLFLSHHYGHQWAKRLDESGIKLGSGKRQVVKNGRYNERYRITVPDILSIKNVEHENG, from the coding sequence ATGAATAACTGGATTTACAGAGGGAACTGGAATCCATGGAGGAGAAAGCCCCGGTACCCCGCTTCCGGATCAGCAATTCTCTTCCTTGCTGCCTTAGTTTATCAGGAAGTAAAATTTAATACCCTAGGTGTTAAAATAGATACAACTGCAAACCAACTTGTTTATACTAAGCCATATATTCATACCATGAGTGTCAAAATGTCATCTAAGTTAAACTGGTTGGTTACCCATACTTCCCCTGGAGCCATCGTTGTTCAGCACTGGCTGACGGAGAACGGAGTGAGCTACTCCTTAGCTCAAAAGTATGCGCAGACTGGTTGGCTAAAGAAGCTATGTTCCGGTGTTTATTATCGCCCTGATGCCAAGGGAGAACTGAAGCCTAACTGGGTTGATGCCATACAAGCGGTGGATATGCAGTTACATGTTCCCATCCATCTGGCCGGATTAAGTAGCTTAACTCACCAGGGCCTAAGCCACTATTTACAGCTAAATAGAGAGCAAGTGTGGATTGGCGTAGATAATAGGCAGTCATTGCCAAAGTGGTTCCGAGAATTTCCTTATCAGGATTGGTTTTATTGTGGCAATCACAAGCTCGTGACAATTCCAGAGAAGGACTTAAAAACGATTACCGTCAAAGGGAAAGAATTGACAGTCAGTTGTCCTGAACTCGCGGCCTATGAAGTGGTAGACGCAATCGGTAAGCAGATTTCATTTGAGCATGTCGCTGAACTGTTTCAAGGCTTGGTTAACCTTAGCCCTACGAAAGTACAAACTATTCTTGAGCGTAGCCACTCCATTCAAACAAACCGAGTATTCTTGTTTCTGAGCCACCACTATGGCCACCAATGGGCTAAACGCCTGGATGAAAGCGGGATTAAATTGGGGTCCGGCAAGCGTCAGGTTGTAAAAAACGGACGGTATAATGAGCGTTATAGAATTACAGTGCCGGACATATTGAGTATCAAAAATGTAGAGCATGAAAATGGATAG
- the vapB gene encoding type II toxin-antitoxin system VapB family antitoxin codes for MSTGSVFYNNKSQAVRLPADSRFPDTVKRVVVRVVGNERIISPAEKSWDSFFLSEEGVSDDFLTDREDFPPEERESFDD; via the coding sequence ATGTCCACTGGCTCTGTCTTTTATAACAATAAATCACAGGCCGTGCGCTTGCCTGCTGATTCTCGATTTCCCGATACGGTAAAACGCGTTGTTGTTCGTGTTGTGGGTAATGAACGCATTATTTCACCTGCTGAGAAGAGCTGGGATTCCTTTTTCCTATCTGAGGAGGGCGTAAGCGATGATTTCTTAACCGATCGTGAGGACTTTCCCCCGGAAGAAAGGGAGTCATTTGATGATTAA